In Leptospira sp. WS58.C1, a single genomic region encodes these proteins:
- a CDS encoding LA_3751/LA_3752 family putative glycosyltransferase, with translation MSFPGGKLSSKWTKLTFCFLFFLPLLYPFLLKPGEQLYSDHLGKFILGESVGRNGFLSGNLVLPSRDFDPEGNYCPTECIRIGQELISPFPAALGYVYAVFLPWSGILGVYVATSILILLSFLFLSILWDWDPIYLGILALASPFLINGYFFPDVGIASFLFLAGCFLFLRSGNSSSLVKFIISGFICASSAWFRIESIVFPLSFIFFLSIYKFSNVEERRKILGYSLGFLTGVGLLLWIQFVLYGHPLGPRFSFNQPTMFLFPWKKWKIYAGLLIANPNRIGFFGYTPGFLIVLLFFIYYIFFKKNPFKKDNASKISNKDLFVYSGLAAFMVLVISAPNDGIIDFGSRYLHLSLPAFTGMFLIMLENLGQKFRKIVKILLFSILLYSVYISFSYTQILAKYGKKTTKLNAIYLEQKPDLVVVQIRTYSQILGKYFFQTPSVWLMREGHIKNFFSKNKPEQFRKILFIQSKASILENLNDSDPFLKNKYYESISQTLGPDFKKVWSENKEDVLIFSMERKK, from the coding sequence ATGAGTTTCCCGGGCGGAAAGTTATCCTCTAAATGGACAAAACTTACATTTTGTTTTTTGTTCTTCCTTCCGCTTTTATACCCGTTCTTATTGAAACCCGGGGAACAATTATACTCAGACCATCTCGGTAAATTTATATTGGGAGAATCCGTAGGAAGGAACGGCTTCCTCTCGGGCAACCTGGTGTTGCCATCTAGGGATTTTGACCCGGAGGGGAATTATTGCCCAACGGAATGTATCCGTATCGGCCAAGAGCTGATCAGCCCGTTTCCTGCCGCTCTAGGTTATGTATATGCGGTATTTCTTCCCTGGAGCGGGATACTTGGCGTTTATGTTGCGACTTCGATCTTAATACTTCTATCTTTTCTATTCCTTTCCATCTTATGGGATTGGGATCCGATCTATTTGGGAATTCTGGCCTTAGCTTCTCCGTTTTTGATCAACGGATATTTTTTTCCGGATGTTGGGATCGCTTCCTTTTTGTTTTTAGCGGGGTGTTTCCTATTTTTGAGATCCGGGAATTCTTCTTCCCTGGTAAAATTTATAATTTCCGGCTTTATCTGTGCTTCTTCCGCTTGGTTTAGGATAGAAAGTATCGTATTCCCCTTATCTTTTATCTTTTTTTTAAGTATATACAAGTTTTCTAATGTAGAAGAACGAAGGAAAATTTTAGGTTATTCTCTCGGATTTTTGACGGGAGTAGGGCTTTTGCTCTGGATCCAATTTGTTCTATACGGACATCCGTTGGGTCCAAGGTTTTCTTTTAATCAGCCGACAATGTTTTTGTTTCCTTGGAAAAAATGGAAAATTTACGCAGGATTATTGATCGCAAATCCCAATCGGATCGGATTTTTCGGATACACTCCCGGGTTCTTGATCGTTTTATTGTTCTTTATATATTATATTTTCTTTAAGAAAAATCCGTTTAAAAAGGATAACGCATCCAAGATCTCAAATAAGGATCTGTTTGTTTATTCCGGTCTTGCCGCATTTATGGTGTTGGTGATATCCGCTCCGAACGATGGGATCATAGATTTCGGTTCCAGATATCTTCATTTGAGTTTACCCGCTTTCACGGGAATGTTTTTGATCATGTTGGAGAATTTAGGGCAGAAGTTCCGTAAGATCGTAAAAATTCTTCTTTTTTCGATCCTTCTTTATTCGGTATATATCAGTTTTTCGTACACGCAGATCTTGGCAAAGTATGGAAAAAAGACTACGAAACTAAATGCGATCTATTTGGAACAAAAGCCCGATTTGGTCGTGGTCCAGATCAGGACGTATTCTCAAATTTTAGGGAAATATTTTTTCCAAACACCTTCCGTTTGGCTGATGAGGGAAGGTCATATTAAAAATTTCTTCTCTAAAAATAAACCGGAACAATTTAGAAAGATATTATTCATTCAGTCAAAAGCTTCTATCTTAGAAAATTTGAACGATTCCGATCCTTTTTTGAAAAATAAATATTACGAAAGTATCTCCCAAACATTAGGCCCGGATTTTAAAAAAGTTTGGTCGGAAAATAAGGAAGATGTTCTTATTTTTTCTATGGAAAGAAAAAAGTAA
- a CDS encoding LIC10421/LIC12816 family protein: MKINKLTSLLLVVGFLAGSSVFAVSQDTEDRLLEQALVSAAVTKEQKVAVATYLKAIAQQKTERAEELRALAKRSTGGKFLASNAQSERFLKQAKALEAEAAKTQEFLNNL; the protein is encoded by the coding sequence ATGAAAATCAACAAACTCACTTCTCTTCTATTAGTAGTAGGTTTCCTAGCAGGGTCTTCCGTTTTTGCGGTATCTCAAGATACTGAAGATCGTCTTTTGGAGCAAGCTTTGGTATCCGCTGCGGTTACTAAAGAGCAAAAAGTTGCAGTAGCTACTTACCTGAAAGCGATCGCTCAGCAAAAAACTGAAAGAGCGGAAGAGTTAAGAGCATTGGCTAAACGTTCTACCGGTGGAAAGTTCCTCGCTAGCAACGCTCAGTCTGAGAGATTCTTAAAACAAGCAAAAGCTCTTGAAGCAGAAGCAGCAAAAACACAAGAGTTTTTGAACAATCTCTAA
- a CDS encoding VOC family protein — protein MKYLHAMIRVKDLDLALDFFCNKLGLKETRRHDHPEGRYTLVFLSESDTNSPEIELTYNWDQDSAYTSGRNFGHLAFEVDNIYETCTNLQTKGVIINRPPRDGRMAFIRSPDLISIELLQKGKALEISEPWKSMPNTGEW, from the coding sequence ATGAAATACTTACACGCTATGATCCGAGTAAAAGATTTGGATCTAGCTTTGGATTTTTTCTGCAATAAACTAGGATTAAAAGAAACAAGAAGGCACGATCATCCGGAAGGAAGATATACACTTGTCTTCTTATCCGAATCGGATACAAATTCTCCGGAGATAGAATTAACCTATAACTGGGACCAAGATTCCGCGTATACGAGCGGAAGGAATTTCGGTCATCTTGCATTCGAAGTGGATAATATTTATGAAACCTGTACGAATCTTCAGACAAAAGGTGTGATTATCAATCGCCCGCCTAGAGACGGCAGAATGGCATTCATTCGATCACCTGACCTAATCTCTATCGAGTTATTGCAGAAGGGTAAAGCACTAGAAATCTCCGAACCTTGGAAGAGTATGCCGAATACCGGAGAATGGTAA
- a CDS encoding AraC family transcriptional regulator — protein MDTFLAFGAGLSFLLAISEFIQKNKVFKSQSSDPSPKAKFAFYKPIGFFFLSLSIVQFHLYLELSGQLKENLWFAEIHIPFLFFTGPLAYLYFRRLGGLPAKALNIVHFVPGLISFLALLPFILSDPNSKLEYVNVFPPRNLYFQLLFGLLALGTISNLVYPLLLIGIIRKWKTFLKKEEARVFSPFLILFYSSIFVIFLFVVAQIFFMPLFSVASAALTLIVCAVFLSASVSSELIVSFGKTAKEAGYNETRLQSLDVNAVVQKMGELMRDKKLYLDEELTLSILSEELKIKTHQLSEILNDKMKIGFREYIAGFRLEEASKMLREEPQRSVLSVIYAAGFRSKSAFHKLFQEKYGCSPGEYRSSFSKKS, from the coding sequence ATGGATACGTTTCTGGCATTTGGAGCAGGACTTTCTTTTTTATTGGCGATTTCCGAATTCATCCAAAAAAATAAAGTTTTCAAATCCCAAAGTTCGGATCCTTCACCGAAAGCCAAGTTCGCTTTCTATAAACCGATAGGATTCTTCTTCCTTTCTCTTTCGATAGTTCAGTTTCATTTGTATTTGGAATTATCCGGCCAATTAAAAGAGAATCTCTGGTTTGCCGAGATCCATATCCCTTTTCTATTTTTCACGGGGCCATTGGCGTATTTGTATTTCAGAAGGTTAGGAGGGTTACCTGCAAAAGCGCTTAACATCGTACATTTTGTTCCCGGATTGATTTCGTTTTTAGCGCTTTTACCTTTTATTTTATCCGATCCGAATTCCAAATTGGAATATGTAAATGTTTTCCCTCCCAGAAATCTTTATTTCCAACTCCTATTCGGGCTCTTGGCCTTAGGAACGATCTCCAACTTAGTGTATCCACTTTTACTGATCGGCATAATTCGCAAATGGAAAACCTTTTTGAAAAAAGAAGAAGCTAGGGTGTTCTCACCGTTTCTTATCCTTTTTTATTCGAGTATATTTGTGATCTTTTTGTTTGTGGTCGCTCAGATCTTCTTTATGCCTTTGTTCAGCGTTGCGTCGGCGGCTTTGACATTGATCGTCTGCGCCGTTTTTTTAAGCGCTTCCGTATCGTCTGAGTTGATCGTTTCTTTCGGAAAAACCGCAAAGGAAGCCGGGTATAACGAGACCAGGCTCCAAAGTCTGGATGTGAATGCAGTCGTTCAAAAGATGGGAGAACTAATGCGGGACAAAAAGTTGTACCTGGATGAGGAACTAACTCTTTCGATTCTTTCGGAAGAATTAAAAATTAAAACTCATCAATTATCGGAGATATTAAACGATAAGATGAAAATCGGTTTCAGAGAATATATCGCAGGATTTCGTTTGGAAGAGGCCTCCAAAATGTTAAGAGAAGAACCCCAAAGATCCGTACTTTCCGTAATTTACGCGGCGGGTTTCAGATCCAAATCCGCGTTCCATAAATTATTCCAAGAAAAATACGGATGTTCTCCAGGAGAATATCGTTCTTCTTTTTCCAAAAAATCTTAA
- a CDS encoding DJ-1/PfpI family protein, which translates to MQHPNLQPNRFVKFFCGSLALLFLFGFVEYGSSSEISKIRPQEENSKIPNYQSRFGRKEPVIAVIGENRMTELTDFMIPYGVLTSSKIAKVIAVFPRTGPVQMFPALKIEAEISFDLFDSEYPDGADYVIVPAVHYSDDPVLLSFVQKQSAKGSTILGICDGVWVLANAGVLKEHKATGHWFSFSKLEKEFPETRWIKDTRYIADRKIVTTTGITASIPVSLALIEAISGREKASEMALSLGAKDWKPTHKSSDFYLSGKDMYIAAKNYLGFWNYENLGVRVSEGIDEVVLALQADSFSRTYRSEVFSVSDQKKIRTKNGLLVRVDKMDAEVASLDFILENLNGIAAVTAYDKILTEIESKYGTDTAAFVALQMEYPWRK; encoded by the coding sequence ATGCAACATCCTAACCTACAACCAAATCGTTTTGTAAAATTCTTCTGCGGGAGTCTGGCTCTCTTATTTTTATTCGGATTTGTGGAATACGGGTCATCATCGGAAATTTCAAAAATACGGCCCCAAGAAGAAAATTCCAAAATCCCAAACTATCAATCCAGATTCGGCAGAAAAGAGCCCGTCATCGCAGTGATCGGTGAAAATAGAATGACCGAGTTGACTGATTTTATGATCCCTTATGGCGTTTTAACTTCTTCGAAAATCGCAAAGGTAATTGCAGTTTTTCCGAGAACGGGTCCTGTCCAAATGTTTCCCGCATTAAAAATAGAAGCGGAAATATCTTTCGATCTTTTCGATTCGGAATATCCGGATGGAGCGGATTATGTGATCGTGCCGGCGGTACATTATTCGGATGATCCCGTTCTTCTTTCCTTTGTGCAAAAACAATCCGCAAAAGGTTCTACGATCCTAGGAATCTGTGACGGAGTTTGGGTACTGGCAAATGCGGGTGTTCTGAAAGAACACAAGGCAACAGGTCATTGGTTTTCTTTTTCAAAATTGGAGAAAGAGTTTCCCGAAACTAGATGGATCAAGGATACCAGGTATATTGCGGATCGTAAGATCGTCACTACTACAGGGATCACCGCTTCTATTCCTGTTTCTTTGGCTTTAATCGAAGCGATTTCCGGAAGAGAAAAAGCTTCCGAAATGGCGTTAAGTTTAGGAGCCAAGGATTGGAAACCAACCCATAAAAGTTCCGATTTTTATCTGAGCGGCAAAGATATGTACATTGCCGCAAAAAACTATCTTGGGTTTTGGAATTACGAAAACTTAGGAGTTAGGGTCTCAGAAGGTATAGACGAAGTTGTTTTGGCTCTTCAAGCGGATTCTTTTTCCAGGACTTATAGATCGGAAGTGTTTTCCGTTTCCGACCAAAAAAAGATCCGAACCAAAAACGGATTGTTAGTACGTGTAGATAAAATGGACGCGGAAGTCGCAAGTTTAGATTTCATTTTAGAAAATCTGAATGGAATCGCTGCAGTGACTGCGTATGATAAAATCCTAACGGAGATTGAATCTAAATACGGAACAGACACTGCCGCTTTTGTGGCCTTACAGATGGAATATCCTTGGCGGAAGTAG
- a CDS encoding M48 family metallopeptidase, with protein sequence MKLKNILFSLFSLQILLTLIMKYFSYQGDLSPELHERILKYFTQEDINAGIEYQRRGFFVSIIGSLLDFALAGAFVFTPISVKLEEYFRKKTGDRFYPTVFLFFISFYLLEFIVSLPFSYYFGYVIEHEFQFSNMNITDWILFKAKSFGLGFLFGGIVVLVVAFVLKNLPRAWKYILPILSLSFGLLMSVLYPILITPIFYDYGPIQEGSLKTKILALSQKANIQVENIYVINESKYSGHTNAYFTGWGESKKIFLYDTLIQNHTEEEVVSVLGHEIGHWVHNHQMIEIALSTLETFLLCFLLGYIFQKVKEEGLIPLKEFYSPSTLPFLFLILSLVGTILGPFSATLSRVLETQADKEALVLTDDKKSFISTEIKLAKDNKARLNPHKLEVIFEHSHPTTLERIEFAEGWK encoded by the coding sequence ATGAAACTTAAAAATATCCTATTCTCTTTATTTTCCCTACAGATCTTACTTACGCTAATAATGAAATATTTCTCCTACCAAGGAGATCTTTCTCCGGAGCTACATGAAAGAATTCTAAAGTATTTTACCCAAGAAGATATAAACGCCGGGATAGAATACCAAAGGAGGGGATTTTTTGTCTCCATCATAGGTTCATTACTTGATTTTGCTTTAGCAGGAGCATTTGTATTTACTCCTATCTCGGTAAAACTGGAAGAATACTTCCGCAAAAAAACGGGAGATAGATTTTATCCGACCGTATTTCTGTTCTTCATCTCCTTTTATCTTTTGGAATTTATCGTTTCCTTACCGTTCAGTTATTATTTCGGTTATGTGATAGAACATGAATTTCAGTTTTCCAATATGAACATAACGGATTGGATCTTATTTAAAGCAAAGTCTTTCGGATTAGGATTTTTATTTGGCGGAATAGTTGTTTTAGTAGTCGCATTCGTTCTTAAAAATCTTCCGCGCGCTTGGAAATATATACTTCCTATCTTATCCTTGAGTTTTGGATTACTCATGTCCGTATTGTATCCGATCCTCATCACTCCTATCTTTTATGATTACGGCCCTATCCAAGAAGGAAGTTTAAAAACAAAAATATTGGCCCTGAGCCAAAAGGCGAATATCCAGGTAGAAAATATCTATGTGATCAACGAGAGTAAATATTCAGGTCACACAAACGCATACTTCACAGGCTGGGGAGAAAGTAAAAAGATCTTCCTCTACGATACACTGATCCAAAACCACACCGAAGAAGAAGTAGTCAGTGTGCTTGGACATGAAATCGGTCATTGGGTTCACAATCATCAAATGATCGAGATCGCACTTAGCACATTGGAAACTTTCTTATTGTGTTTCTTATTAGGATATATATTTCAAAAAGTAAAAGAAGAAGGTTTGATTCCGTTAAAAGAATTTTATTCTCCTTCTACCTTACCGTTTCTGTTTCTGATATTATCCCTTGTAGGAACGATACTCGGACCTTTTTCGGCGACACTCTCCAGAGTTCTGGAAACCCAAGCGGACAAAGAGGCACTTGTCTTAACCGACGACAAAAAATCATTCATCAGTACGGAGATCAAACTGGCAAAGGATAATAAGGCCCGTTTGAATCCACATAAACTGGAAGTGATCTTTGAACATTCTCATCCCACGACCTTAGAAAGGATTGAATTCGCAGAAGGCTGGAAATAA
- a CDS encoding helix-turn-helix transcriptional regulator, translating into MKEELDKDIDQEIEPREMNPTEYRLLTLLFNFFRFPEGLTLSSLRKIMAGFYDNENRDSDRRKLSRDIEELGALGFHIKYYPQKNGKDFVYVLIKDPLSKTLDFTEEELREISALLLKGYSEAPKYELYTAARKIFAGDLEYFPEMTENPEENPEELGETAFQILDALKNHTPIRIKYYKTFPEDSYTKEADPIRLIRKGGQDHYLLAYDREEKTKKRFVLPKILSVELLQGDPLYQSRGAKKETEEDLIVHAGLFPVHESKNVEWICKEEGLVKAKLFLTGIKYREEKNKLSFQSTNLEGLLPFLWRWPDAIETVLPEELNSVFRNSIKRISELYEKV; encoded by the coding sequence ATGAAAGAAGAACTAGACAAAGATATAGACCAGGAGATCGAGCCGAGGGAGATGAATCCCACAGAATACCGGCTTCTCACTTTATTATTCAATTTTTTCAGATTTCCGGAAGGACTCACGCTTAGTTCCTTGAGAAAGATCATGGCGGGATTTTACGATAATGAAAATCGAGACTCCGACAGAAGGAAACTATCCAGAGATATCGAAGAGTTAGGCGCCCTAGGGTTCCATATCAAATATTATCCTCAAAAAAACGGAAAAGATTTTGTATACGTGCTTATTAAGGATCCGCTTTCCAAAACATTAGATTTCACCGAAGAAGAACTAAGAGAAATTTCGGCACTTTTACTAAAAGGATATTCGGAAGCTCCAAAATACGAACTTTATACCGCCGCTCGAAAAATATTCGCGGGAGATTTGGAATACTTTCCGGAAATGACCGAAAATCCGGAGGAAAATCCGGAAGAGTTAGGAGAAACCGCATTTCAAATCCTAGATGCTCTCAAAAATCATACTCCTATCCGTATTAAATATTATAAAACCTTTCCGGAAGATTCTTACACGAAGGAAGCGGATCCGATCCGACTCATTCGAAAAGGGGGCCAGGATCATTATTTACTGGCCTACGATAGGGAAGAAAAAACCAAAAAAAGATTCGTTTTACCGAAGATCTTATCTGTGGAACTGCTACAAGGAGATCCACTTTACCAGTCAAGAGGGGCCAAAAAAGAAACGGAGGAGGATCTGATTGTTCACGCGGGATTATTCCCAGTCCATGAATCCAAAAATGTGGAATGGATCTGCAAAGAAGAAGGTCTTGTAAAAGCGAAATTATTCCTGACAGGGATCAAATACAGGGAAGAAAAAAATAAACTCAGCTTCCAATCCACCAACCTGGAGGGATTATTGCCCTTTTTATGGAGATGGCCGGACGCGATTGAAACGGTTCTTCCTGAAGAATTGAACTCAGTCTTCCGAAACTCAATAAAACGGATCTCAGAACTCTACGAAAAAGTATAA
- a CDS encoding DegT/DnrJ/EryC1/StrS family aminotransferase, with amino-acid sequence MSAETEVLEKPSRKKTDIEFHKPTLSREDLKTVLEALVEDHLSSGSVTHKFEKAFSSTFRTKQVVSANSLTAAYHLSLLALEIQPGDKIAISTFAPLAALDAIFLMQAQPVVVDMGKHSFHICPERLATALEDESIKAVVVDHTFGSLADFSKYDFKNRPVIEDFSEAVGARTETFTPGKQGKISICGLSIEYLITTGNGALICTDDDSLAKKIRARKDGKDPYPRKEGQPRLDYDMIDYQAALGIEQLSNLGVILERKRKIAQVYLQSIQGSQVGSHFNDPNSETFNRFVILAPGNYEQVERYFRSLQIGTRRTVAEPIHHILELSNSDFPNGERLYQRGHCIPIYPNLTKDNVQRISQAIRRIY; translated from the coding sequence ATGAGCGCGGAAACCGAAGTTTTAGAGAAACCAAGCCGGAAAAAAACCGATATCGAATTCCATAAACCCACTCTTTCTCGGGAGGACCTGAAAACCGTATTGGAAGCATTGGTAGAAGACCATCTCTCTTCGGGTTCTGTGACCCATAAATTTGAGAAGGCTTTCTCTTCCACTTTCAGGACCAAACAGGTTGTTTCTGCAAACAGCTTAACTGCAGCCTATCATTTGTCCTTATTGGCGCTGGAGATCCAGCCCGGAGATAAAATCGCTATTTCCACGTTCGCGCCTCTTGCTGCCTTAGATGCAATTTTCTTAATGCAAGCCCAACCCGTAGTCGTGGATATGGGAAAACATTCTTTCCATATTTGTCCGGAAAGATTGGCTACCGCTTTGGAAGACGAATCCATAAAAGCAGTGGTTGTGGATCATACCTTCGGCTCATTAGCGGATTTTTCCAAATACGATTTCAAAAATCGTCCCGTGATCGAGGATTTTTCGGAAGCCGTGGGCGCAAGGACCGAAACGTTTACCCCTGGAAAACAGGGAAAAATTTCCATCTGTGGGCTTTCTATCGAGTATCTGATCACAACCGGGAACGGGGCTTTGATCTGTACGGATGATGATTCTTTGGCAAAAAAGATCAGAGCTAGAAAAGATGGAAAAGATCCTTATCCGCGTAAAGAAGGCCAACCAAGACTAGATTACGATATGATCGATTACCAAGCGGCTTTAGGGATCGAACAATTGTCCAATCTAGGCGTGATCTTAGAAAGAAAAAGAAAGATCGCTCAGGTGTATTTGCAATCCATCCAGGGTTCCCAAGTGGGCTCTCACTTTAACGATCCGAATTCCGAAACTTTCAATCGTTTTGTGATATTAGCTCCGGGGAATTACGAACAGGTAGAAAGATATTTCCGTTCTTTACAAATCGGCACTCGTAGAACGGTTGCGGAACCGATCCATCATATTTTAGAACTTTCTAATTCTGATTTTCCGAACGGAGAAAGGCTGTACCAAAGAGGCCATTGTATTCCGATCTATCCGAACTTAACTAAGGATAACGTACAAAGGATCTCTCAAGCGATTCGTAGAATTTACTAA